Part of the Mycoplasma mycoides subsp. mycoides SC str. PG1 genome is shown below.
CCTGTTTTATTATTTTTAAATTCAACATAAAGTGTAGCTTCATTTATACTTGCAAACCCATTAGATCTATTAGAAATTACATTTACAACTTCAGAATCAATTTGATTTTTATATGGATCTTTAAATATTATTTCAATTTGATTTTTTTCTAGTTTTGTAGGAATAACATTATCTTTACTAATATAAGAACCCAAAGAGTTTTTAAATTTAATATCTGCATATTTTAAAAGATCATCATCAGTTTTAATAGAGTCAACTAGTTTAAAAAATTCTTTATCATTTATAGATTTTAGAGCTTGTTTTGTTGAAGTACAACTAATTAATAAAGTTAAAGGTAAAGCTAAACTTGATAAAGATACTAGTGTTAATAATTTATTTCATTTTTTCATAAATTTATAGTTTTTTAAGTAAATTGTTTATTTGAGGCTTGACTAACATTATAACCTCAACTTTTTAATTTGTTTGCAAGCTCACTATTAATATTTTCAACTTCAATTTGTTTATTATTAGCTTTTAAACTATCACTATATTCAAAGTATTTTTCTAAGTTTTGTCGAGCTTGATCTGTTATATTAGTTCCTGTAATTCTTATTTTTGTAGTATCACTACCATTACTAAATTTAATTTTTGGTTTGATTGGACTATTTTCTCCAGTTGATAAATGTTCTAAATTAGCATCATTTAACTCATCTGCAGAAATTTCAAAATAGTTCTGATCGTTAAATAATGTTAATTCAGCAATTTTTCTAGGTTTATTTGATGGGTTATATTCATCATCAAATCTTAACCCTTTTAATGACTTAATTCCTGTTACTCTTGAAAAATCTAAACCAGTTGGATAACTATTATCACCTAGTGATCTATCAGGACTAAGTCCAGGACCAAATGCTCCTTGGAAAAATGGTTCATTGTTTCTTGCATAATAAACCATTCTTAATCCATCATTGATTCTTTGGTAGCTATTATTTTCAAAGTCTTTTTGATCAAATGCTAAAGTGTTAAAAGTAATTCTAGTTGTAATTTTTTGATGCGATGAATATTGAGCGCTTACATTATAGTCAATTGTATTTATTCAAGTTGTATTTCTTAAAGCTAATGGATTATAGGATCATGAGTTTCTTAGTGAATTTCCATTAGTATACAATGATAATTCTTTGATTTTTTTATTTTCTAAAGCAATTAAACTAGCAGTATTTGTTGCTTTATCTGAAAAGAATAACTCTAATTGTGGAATTTCGTCAGGTAGTGCAGATAAAATATCTATAAATTTTTGATCAGAACTAATTTCACCCATATTTTTAATACGATACGAAGTAATTTTTTCAGAATGTGATTTAAATTTTTCTATTAATTCTTTAGATTTTTCATAAGCTTTTATATTTGAGACATCCAATTCTAAAACTAATCCTGAATTAATTTTTCCTTCAGCATTAGTTTTGTTATCTCTAGTTAATCTACTAATTGTGATTCCATCACCTTTTTTAAAACCAAAACTAGAAGTAAAATCATTTGTAACATCTTTTTTAGTTCAACCAGGATAAGTACCATCTTCAATTCTATCTGATGATCTATTATAATATTGATCATAATCAAAAACTCTATAAGTAGAATTATCTCTTTGTAATCTTGAAGTTACACTATTATATGCATCAGGAGGACCTCATGAATGAGAATCAATTTCACCTTTTTCATTAATAAATGCACTTCTTGGTGAAATTGTTAAACCTTCTTTTAAATATTTTTCTGAAGTTGAAGCAATTTTTGTAAATTTAGATTGGTCTAAATTATGAATTAATCATAAATATTCTTGAGTTTTAGTTTTAAACTCACCCTTTAATTTAGGATATTGAACTTTAGCTTCAGGTTTTAAATATTCTATTACTTTATCTGAATCTAATAATCTTTTATAGCGTTCAATACTTGAATTAAAAAAGTTGGAATTTTGATTTGAAATTGCTTCAAGACTTTCTAAAGCTTTATGGATATCTCCTTTGTTTTCCTCAATTTCTCTACTAATAACATTTGTTAGTGTATTTTTAAATAATCCAGCACCTTTATCATAACCTTCACCACCAGTTAATGAATTTTTAATAACACTATCTCTTAATGCTTGTGTTACTTCAATACTTAATATTTTTTCAACTATATGATTTTGATAAGGTTTTGTTGGGTTAGCTATATTTCTTGTTTTATCATTTGGTTGAACAACAAAACCAGGAGGAGCTTCAATTTCAGCATCAACTGTTACTCCATTAATTATAATTTTAGTTTTTACTCTAGTTGTGCTTGGTTTTGGTTTTAAAGTTTCTGGTCTTATAATTTCTGGTTTAATTTTAGGTTTTGCTACTTCTTTTATTTCTTTTTCTTCTTTTTTAGGAATTATTAGTTTATTTGGTTCTTGTTTTTCAGATTCCTTAATAATTTTTTCAGGATTTGGTTTTAATTTATTATCTCTATTTGAAACTACTGCATCATTTGTTGCGTTATTAATTGGAGTTAATTCAGCATCAGTTATTCCATTTGATGAAGTTTCAAAAGAAATATTTGCATCTGAAAATGAATAGTAAATTACAGATCCAAATGATAAAGAAGTAGCTAAACTAGCTAATAAAGCATATATTAGAATTTTATTCTTTTTCTTTTTTACAAAATACACTATTTTTCTCCTTAAAAATAAATATTGTTAGTAGTTATTTCTTATTTAATTTATATTATTATAAAAAATTAAAAAACTTATACACAAAATTAAATTTAATATGATCAATATATTAATTTAAATATTTTAAAGTAATTCTTTTCCTACGTTTCCCAGTTTAAGCATAAAACAAGAAAACATACTTATGTAAATTTTTGATCTCATAAGTTATGTTTTTTATAATGTAATGTCTAAGTGACTTTTTCTTTTGTTAAAAGCTCTAATAATATTTGATAAGTTTGCCAACTTTCTTGTAACTCATCATTATACACTTGTATAGTTTCGATTTTTTGTTTATTTACAAATACTTCAATTTCTTTAACTTCTTTGATAACATTAATCACTTTATGCTCAGTGATTTTGCTTTTTCCAGTCAGTCCTAATTTTGAATTTAGAATGTAGATGATGTAGTTTAAAAACACTAATGAAATGAAACATAAACAAATGTAACCAACAATATGGTTTCAAGTTGATAAATACATTGGGTACCGTTCCCGATAATTTACCTTTTAATGTCTTGAAATTAGACTCAATTTG
Proteins encoded:
- a CDS encoding putative immunoglobulin-blocking virulence protein — its product is MYFVKKKKNKILIYALLASLATSLSFGSVIYYSFSDANISFETSSNGITDAELTPINNATNDAVVSNRDNKLKPNPEKIIKESEKQEPNKLIIPKKEEKEIKEVAKPKIKPEIIRPETLKPKPSTTRVKTKIIINGVTVDAEIEAPPGFVVQPNDKTRNIANPTKPYQNHIVEKILSIEVTQALRDSVIKNSLTGGEGYDKGAGLFKNTLTNVISREIEENKGDIHKALESLEAISNQNSNFFNSSIERYKRLLDSDKVIEYLKPEAKVQYPKLKGEFKTKTQEYLWLIHNLDQSKFTKIASTSEKYLKEGLTISPRSAFINEKGEIDSHSWGPPDAYNSVTSRLQRDNSTYRVFDYDQYYNRSSDRIEDGTYPGWTKKDVTNDFTSSFGFKKGDGITISRLTRDNKTNAEGKINSGLVLELDVSNIKAYEKSKELIEKFKSHSEKITSYRIKNMGEISSDQKFIDILSALPDEIPQLELFFSDKATNTASLIALENKKIKELSLYTNGNSLRNSWSYNPLALRNTTWINTIDYNVSAQYSSHQKITTRITFNTLAFDQKDFENNSYQRINDGLRMVYYARNNEPFFQGAFGPGLSPDRSLGDNSYPTGLDFSRVTGIKSLKGLRFDDEYNPSNKPRKIAELTLFNDQNYFEISADELNDANLEHLSTGENSPIKPKIKFSNGSDTTKIRITGTNITDQARQNLEKYFEYSDSLKANNKQIEVENINSELANKLKSWGYNVSQASNKQFT